The nucleotide sequence TGTAGCTGTCAATACAGCTGGACTAGAGGCTGAAGGTATTGCTGAAGTTTCTTCTTCACTCTTTGAACCTTGTTTATCACTTGTTCTCGACGCTGCAGAAGTTTGCTTGGAGGTCAATTTAGGAgtctaaaaaagaaaataaatataaaccaAAAGTTATTAGATAAATGGAAAAATCTCACTTTTGCAGGAGGTGGACTGGAACTAGTCGGACTAGTAGTTATAGTAACGCCTATTTTTCCACTTTCTTTGGATAAAACTTCGGCTTTCCTTTTAGTTCCTGTATCCATTCTTGCCAGTAGTGGTGTTCTGTCTTCGCTACTGGaactatttgaattttcattttcaacagGGTCAGTTGCAGGTGTTGCTGTATTTTCTGTCGTTTCTTCAGAACCTGAATTTCATATGAATGTAATTCTACATTTCAAATACCCtctaatcatccattaaaaactcaaaatcaaCTTCTACTTACAGAAACAataacaaacaatgaaaatgtaaaattgtCTCAGAATCCTATTgatcaacaataataaatgtgTGCTTGatgttcttatatattttaactaTAGTTTCATCTACTGTATTTGTACTGGGATTGGAGAAATATTACAAACGAATTCTGAATTTACTAATTTAACACCAGTTCCTCTGAAAACAAGAGAGAAGACCATCAATTTCTTCAAGTCTATATTTGAAAATCAGACCTGCATGAAATAATTTGtgtatttcacaattttatcataaaatatttctccCTTCTAGTTAgtatactattattttattattatctaatacAGTGAAACAATATACTTGATTGTCCAGTGGTAATTCTAATCCAATTTTCCTCTTTATTCTCTTTTCCTTCAAACAATTACAGATTCACCtcaaaaagttaattttatagaaaaaaatatttaccagtCCGAGTATTATCATCTTCAAGACGAGTAGCTGCTTCATGTTTATTCTTTCCTCTAGGTACAGGGGCAGAAGGTACTGGTGTAGCTTCAGATATACCTTCATCTTGACTTTCCTCCCCACTCCTAGCACCATCATCCTCAGTATCTTCAGCAACTGCAGCAGGAGTAGCTGTCTGGTGATGTTTTTTCTTGGGACCTCTTTTCAATGTCCCATCTGGTTTATGGTTTTGTTCATATAGTTCTATTAGACGGTTatccaatatattttcttctggTTCCCATGTGTTATGCTTTTGACTCCAGCCTTTCCATTTTACCAGGTATTCAACAACACCCtacaaaacatatatttaaaccCAATGTAATAGGAATAAGATGAAGTgtttaatagtaataaaattatttttaaaacacctCAACAATccttattgcaaaaaatatattcacaattGTCTCAAAAATGTATACACTCTccaaaagtattaaaaaacattCCTAGTTCCAGTTTTTAAGAAATCCACAATAGATCTAGAGCAAGTCTTCATTATAAATCTTTCTACATGGtagaaatattggaaaacttACATAATTTATGGATGAAGAGATGTAATTCACTTCTTAATGAATTCATACAAGGCTAAAAGAAGTAGTAATGCTTGCAATGAGAGATAATGAAGAATGGAGATGTGATAATGACAGAAAACAATGAGAAGGAAGGGAAACAGAACCTCACTTGACTACTTATAGGTTTCATACCAAAGTGCCTAAGTTAAGTAATTccaatggaaaatattcaacagGATGTTATAATttggttagaaaaagattttgtAGATTGAATTAGATATGTATTCATTAGTTTACACTTTGAATTAGTccctattttataataaaatattagtgaGAAACTGTAACCAAAATAGcagctttgaaaataaatatatatttttaaaaaactattaacaagtctattattaaaatcgttttaaatgATAATGCTCCATGAAAATAAATACCAAATAATATAGAGAAAGTGTATAACTTTAATGCTGATAAGTATCTAATAAAACCACAGTTTAGTAAATGATAAACATTTTAACCTTTCAAAGCATGAACCAGTATTGTAATTGATAATTAAGTAGATATATGGcaaatttttaccaaaatcGAGtagtttgaattgaaaattaagggtaaaatggttgaaaatatgtatacaaatatatttatgaaatggtACAAggtttacaatatttaataaatagaaaaattacaagaaataaACTGCCAAATTTTCCTTATAATCACCAAATTTGACAAATTaagtaataaatttcaataaataattatgaaaatgtttgtttaccCTTCGAATCCTTTTTCTGGTAATTCTCTCCGCGGCATAAACACGATCGTCACCAATGAGATCCATTGTTTTCGGGTCTTTAATATTCACTGGATTCACTGTTATTATACGTTATTGGAAATCTTGTtatatttaatacaacttttggGAATATAATGTgcatatttcttgaaaaagcacgaattttcatttaatttacaCTACCTTAAAGTTCACTTCCTGTTCATTCTTCTCCGTGTTTTGTATAATACAAGACAACACTTTAGTGAAATTTTGTGCTGATTTCTCAATTTATGTTGTATGCCTGAATAATGACAGGTGGTAAGAgccaaataacaaatttcaaaatattttgctcTTTTAATATATAGTACGAAATATATCTTCTTGCTTAgcgataaaatataattttctagcTAATCGATAATAAGTTTAAcgttttttatattacattgGTAAAATATTGTAAGCTACATttcctttttattgttttgaataagTATTTATTACTGATCtggaataattatttattatcttatGTTAAAGCTCTTTTCCTTTTAATTATATGCATAGCTTTGTGAACGTGCATATCTATATTCCATTAATAGTTTTAATGAACCATTCGCGAAAAATTTTCTAAGAAACTGGAAATTGACAAATGCGTTATGTCAATTTAAGCTAACCCCGTGCGTTTATCTAACCACAAAACTTAACCATTagacaacattttttttacaccAAACATACAACAGGGAGCAAATACCTGAGTAATAGcagtatttaatattttgtaataatggCCGGTCCAAAGAAAAAGCCAAGAAATCCTTCAAAATCTGGATCTGAAGAATCGGAAAATGAGGAAAGTGATTCCGGCACCTATCTTGGTCAAAAGGTAACCACGTGTAAATAAGTTATAAATGAATTTCTAGTTAATTGTGAGTATAGAACATATCTTCAAATGAAGTTATACCGGTTTTTAGGAAATTCAAGCTACGTTTGAGGGCCGAAATCCGGAAAGTCAGGATTTTCATGGTATCAAACAACTTTTGAGTCAACTCTTTTTAAAAGCTCATATAGATCTCTCTCAACTGAGCGATTTGTTAATTGCACAAAATGGTATCGGCTCTGTTTTGAAACAAAGTTACGGTGATAGTGATGACGAGGATGAAGATGTGGATATGAATGATGAAAAGGACGTATTTGGAATTACAAGTGTTATTAGTTTGACATCTTCAAAAGtataatttgaagaagaaatcaatATCTCTtgataacatatttattttagaacACACCGTGTATACagcaattttattcattattggaGGAACTTGGACAAAAACATGCTGATGAGTCagttcaaaatatcatcaagaATATAGTAACACAACATAGGATaggatttttaataaatgaacgATTTGTCAATATACCAGCACAAATTTCATTGCCTTTGTTCACATCTTTAAGTGATGAAGTAGATAGAATGGCAAAGAAATATCCTTATTATGATTTTGAGTATTACATACTGATTTGTAAAACATGCAGATCAAAAGATAACAAAGGTGAGGATTTGATGTTTTTAAGTTCAATGGggattttttggtgttttttagATCTCTTTTCTGCTTTTCAAAACTTCTTTTTATAGGAGCATTTCCCCTTACTACAAAAAGGCCATCAAGTCTCAAtataagatatttatttatactctttTCTTGAAAGTGTATTGGCCTTTTCTTTGATTTAGGAACTAAGGCCAGAGactattattattgtatatttagtCAAGTTTTCAGTTATTATTTGGATTTAGGGTTCACTCTATTTTTGatcatgaaaaatcaaaaaactaatattttctatttggtttttacattttgttcatttttctggcacatttaaaataaaaatgagaccAAGTTTGAAAACCATATTTGTTttagtcaataaaaaaattcaaaggcCATAAATTTCTAGATGTCTCTGAAAactgtgtttaaaaaaatcgtatttttgtggaaaattcaatCTAAAACAAagattgaaattaatattttttaggttaagttCGATTTTTTCATGCTTTCTTTGTAAGTTTTTCTGAATTCCACAACTATTTAATTAGtgtatgaaaatttgtttctttttaatgaaagtaaacaatacaataaataatactCGCCTGCTTGCAACATTAATATCAACATCATGCCCTATCCAGGTCCGTGTCTCAAATCATACAACCATCCATCATTGAATCTCCAAACCTaactttttatgtttatgtatTACTTAAACTCTCCCTTTCTATTGAAAGGGTAAGACTAATTGTAGAGGGTCTTATATATGTCATGAAGTATTTTTGGTTTCCTTACTTTCACTAACTCAttagattttatttgaaaaatgaccTTTTCGTGTTTGATTTTAGATGAAGAGTTTTTCACAAATGAAGAAGAGgaaatattttccaaagaaGCAGAtttaacttttgatttttgtgtTGCTAATGAAAGTGATGTAGGATTAGGAGGCAAATGGCTTGCCAATGATCGGCAAGTTATACCCTATAGAAGAATAGTCATTTTTAAAGCggataaacttaaaaatattgTCACTAAAATAAGTACTTTTGTTCAGTCATCATAATAACATTCatttaaattgattcaaaatcaaattgattgattcattttaattttgttttttataattttcaaaagaaatcaagtataagtttttaaataaaaacataatcattatttaatattttgttttaacaacagggaaaatttgtgattattttcacaaaatttccttTTCAACATAGCTTAAGAGCAACAAGATGATAGCAACATCAGCAGAAGTTTGAGTTTCAAGCTTATTTACCACCTTAAAGTTACCCTAGAATTAATATTAAGTGGTCATAAGTTGAACttgacaaaatattttgggCTGGAAACTATCAAGCTTTACATTGAGCTGTATCTATGACAATTTATGTCCCCCATGCTCCATAAAATCTTTCTGCACGATGCAATTGTGATAGAACATACTTTATTACCAATTGGATTACTATACGGAGAAGCTCGGAACAAGCATTTCCATGCCGGCAGAACTTGGGAAAGATATTATGAAAGGAgacatataatatatatatatatatatatatatatatatatatatatatatatatatatatatatatatatatatatatgaaatgtataatatattattatacatttCATGACTGTTCTTCATAAATTTGTAGTAGTTATCGATCCACCCTCGTAAAAGTTCTTCATCATCTGTGTATTCGCGATAAACTACTAAACAGATTTTTATGCGGTTTACTTCTGTAGATAGAGACATATGGTTTAAACTAGAGGAGGCCTATATCCAGCAGTGGATGGAAGATGGCTgatagatgatgatgatgatgatgacttCTGTAGATAATGTAATGCATACTGTTTAAATATACCCTTATGagcaaaaaatcgactcaagtcgGACGCTCTAAATCTATTGCtatttttacgattttaaattttctcaaatacGAATCTATTCGATACGAGGTAGGCGATGATACCCCTTACGGTACTACAAATTTCACTTGCACGCGCCTATAAGCTTACTTATGTCCGTTTTTTACATgcaaacaaaatttgatattcggATTGCCTAAAGTTGGGGCTGTTTTGCT is from Diorhabda sublineata isolate icDioSubl1.1 chromosome 1, icDioSubl1.1, whole genome shotgun sequence and encodes:
- the LOC130441169 gene encoding protein BCCIP homolog — protein: MAGPKKKPRNPSKSGSEESENEESDSGTYLGQKEIQATFEGRNPESQDFHGIKQLLSQLFLKAHIDLSQLSDLLIAQNGIGSVLKQSYGDSDDEDEDVDMNDEKDVFGITSVISLTSSKNTPCIQQFYSLLEELGQKHADESVQNIIKNIVTQHRIGFLINERFVNIPAQISLPLFTSLSDEVDRMAKKYPYYDFEYYILICKTCRSKDNKDEEFFTNEEEEIFSKEADLTFDFCVANESDVGLGGKWLANDRQVIPYRRIVIFKADKLKNIVTKISTFVQSS
- the LOC130447249 gene encoding polycomb group protein Pc, encoding MDLIGDDRVYAAERITRKRIRRGVVEYLVKWKGWSQKHNTWEPEENILDNRLIELYEQNHKPDGTLKRGPKKKHHQTATPAAVAEDTEDDGARSGEESQDEGISEATPVPSAPVPRGKNKHEAATRLEDDNTRTGSEETTENTATPATDPVENENSNSSSSEDRTPLLARMDTGTKRKAEVLSKESGKIGVTITTSPTSSSPPPAKTPKLTSKQTSAASRTSDKQGSKSEEETSAIPSASSPAVLTATAPRTSTDKRQVPADATLPHSSIKEPASPKPVASRTDEKRPDKKVEIKSENGPMEEKPIAVNGHNNTNNNNVSNDLPALTSPGSDYWLARNPVADQVFITDVTVNLKTVTIRECKTEKGFFKDRDNKSHPSDIV